A single window of Fundulus heteroclitus isolate FHET01 unplaced genomic scaffold, MU-UCD_Fhet_4.1 scaffold_41, whole genome shotgun sequence DNA harbors:
- the LOC105924319 gene encoding HLA class II histocompatibility antigen, DR alpha chain → MMKMKMRLLLFLCGVLRVSADVLHEDLAIAGCSDSDGEFMYALDGEEKWFADFKQEKGVEPLPPFIDHASYPEGTYGSAVANLQICRSNLKSCRQAMKGIPEQKDGPSSLVIYTRDDVELGEKNILVCHVSGFYPAPVNVSWTKNGQKVTEGTSINVPFPSKDSTFTQISRLDFIPQLGDIYSCSVDHPALTEPLTRIWDVELNSPQPSVGPDVFCGLGLTIGLLGVAVGTFFLIKGNECS, encoded by the exons atgatgaagatgaagatgaggcTGCTGCTCTTCCTCTGCGGGGTCCTGAGGGTCTCTGCTGATG TTCTCCATGAGGACCTTGCTATCGCTGGCTGTTCAGACTCTGATGGAGAGTTCATGTATGCTCTGGATGGAGAAGAGAAGTGGTTCGCTGACTTCAAGCAGGAGAAAGGAGTGGAACCTCTGCCTCCTTTCATTGATCATGCCAGCTACCCGGAAGGAACTTATGGATCAGCTGTGGCTAATCTACAGATCTGCAGATCAAACCTGAAGAGCTGCCGTCAGGCCATGAAAGGCATCCCAGAGCAAAAag ATGGTCCCTCCAGCCTGGTGATCTACACCAGAGACGACGTGGAGCTGGGAGAGAAGAACATCCTGGTCTGTCATGTCTCTGGGTTCTATCCTGCTCCTGTCAACGTCTCCTGGACCAAGAACGGCCAGAAGGTGACTGAAGGAACCAGCATCAACGTTCCCTTCCCCAGCAAGGACAGCACCTTCACCCAGATCTCCAGACTGGACTTCATCCCTCAGCTGGGAGACAtctacagctgttctgtggacCATCCAGCTCTGACAGAACCACTGACCAGGATCTGGG ATGTGGAGCTGAACAGTCCTCAGCCCAGCGTTGGACCTGATGTCTTCTGTGGACTTGGTCTGACCATCGGACTCCTGGGCGTGGCTGTTGGGACCTTCTTCCTGATCAAAGGAAACGAGtgcagctga
- the LOC105923630 gene encoding H-2 class II histocompatibility antigen, E-S beta chain-like isoform X2, which translates to MASSLTWLLLFITVHSAGGFMYYMTQRCVFNSTELKDIEYIMSYYYDKLEYTRFSSSVGKFVGYTELGVKTAEQWNSDPSKIAMVNAQKEAYCLNNVGLNYQVALTKSVAPTVRIYSTTPPAGSHPAMLVCRVYDFYPKTIKVSWLRDGQEVTSDVTTTDEMEDGDWYYQVHSNLEYTPRSGEKISCMVEHASLKEPLITDWNPSMSEAERNKLAIGASGLILGLVLSLAGFIYYKRKARGRILVPTN; encoded by the exons ATGGCTTCATCGCTGACCTGGTTGCTCCTCTTCATCACCGTCCACTCTGCAG GTGGGTTTATGTATTATATGACACAACGTTGTGTGTTTAACTCCACTGAGCTGAAGGACATCGAGTACATCATGTCCTACTATTATGACAAGTTGGAGTACACCAGGTTCAGCAGCAGTGTGGGGAAGTTTGTTGGATACACAGAGCTGGGAGTGAAGACCGCAGAACAATGGAACAGTGATCCTTCAAAGATAGCTATGGTGAACGCTCAGAAGGAGGCCTACTGCCTGAACAACGTTGGTCTTAACTACCAGGTTGCTCTGACTAAATCAG TGGCGCCGACGGTCAGGATCTACTCCACCacgccccctgctggcagccACCCCGCCATGCTGGTCTGCAGAGTTTACGACTTCTACCCCAAAACCATCAAGGTGAGCTGGCTCAGAGACGGACAGGAGGTCACCTCTGATGTCACCACCACCGACGAGATGGAGGACGGAGACTGGTACTACCAGGTCCACTCCAACCTGGAGTACACGCCCAG GTCTGGAGAGAAGATCTCCTGCATGGTGGAACACGCCAGCCTGAAGGAACCTCTGATCACTGACTGGA ATCCGTCCATGTCTGAGGCAGAGAGGAACAAGCTGGCCATCGGAGCTTCAGGACTGATCCTGGGTCTGGTTCTGTCTCTGGCTGGGTTCATCTACTACAAGAGGAAGGCCAGAG GACGGATTCTGGTTCCAACTAACTGA
- the LOC105923630 gene encoding H-2 class II histocompatibility antigen, E-S beta chain-like isoform X1 — protein MASSLTWLLLFITVHSAGGFMYYMTQRCVFNSTELKDIEYIMSYYYDKLEYTRFSSSVGKFVGYTELGVKTAEQWNSDPSKIAMVNAQKEAYCLNNVGLNYQVALTKSVAPTVRIYSTTPPAGSHPAMLVCRVYDFYPKTIKVSWLRDGQEVTSDVTTTDEMEDGDWYYQVHSNLEYTPRSGEKISCMVEHASLKEPLITDWNPSMSEAERNKLAIGASGLILGLVLSLAGFIYYKRKARGQNPFRTVL, from the exons ATGGCTTCATCGCTGACCTGGTTGCTCCTCTTCATCACCGTCCACTCTGCAG GTGGGTTTATGTATTATATGACACAACGTTGTGTGTTTAACTCCACTGAGCTGAAGGACATCGAGTACATCATGTCCTACTATTATGACAAGTTGGAGTACACCAGGTTCAGCAGCAGTGTGGGGAAGTTTGTTGGATACACAGAGCTGGGAGTGAAGACCGCAGAACAATGGAACAGTGATCCTTCAAAGATAGCTATGGTGAACGCTCAGAAGGAGGCCTACTGCCTGAACAACGTTGGTCTTAACTACCAGGTTGCTCTGACTAAATCAG TGGCGCCGACGGTCAGGATCTACTCCACCacgccccctgctggcagccACCCCGCCATGCTGGTCTGCAGAGTTTACGACTTCTACCCCAAAACCATCAAGGTGAGCTGGCTCAGAGACGGACAGGAGGTCACCTCTGATGTCACCACCACCGACGAGATGGAGGACGGAGACTGGTACTACCAGGTCCACTCCAACCTGGAGTACACGCCCAG GTCTGGAGAGAAGATCTCCTGCATGGTGGAACACGCCAGCCTGAAGGAACCTCTGATCACTGACTGGA ATCCGTCCATGTCTGAGGCAGAGAGGAACAAGCTGGCCATCGGAGCTTCAGGACTGATCCTGGGTCTGGTTCTGTCTCTGGCTGGGTTCATCTACTACAAGAGGAAGGCCAGAGGTCAGAACCCTTTCAGAACTGTTCTGTAG